From [Clostridium] symbiosum, a single genomic window includes:
- a CDS encoding phosphoenolpyruvate carboxykinase (ATP), producing MSTKAYYPISEIGAGKPGFSKTRSIIEAAFYGNNVVKVNTLKEAYELAKNSPGTIVTDMPVYRGEEFGLEKDAKVLLFNDGAITGRYATARRIAGEPGVDCAALDLVAMDAIYESRWKTMYHAEVFVGLDPEFMVKAHLLIPEGEENIMYNWMLNFQYMSDEYVKMYKNSKPVGDGREADIYIFSDPQWNGSDRPNVSLDCLSDPQKKTLCYFNTETNCACILGMRYFGEHKKGTLTMAWAIANRNGYASCHGGQKEYTLADGSKYVASVYGLSGSGKSTLTHAKHGGKYEIKVLHDDAFVINTDTCASVALEPTYFDKTADYPTGCEDNKYLLTAQNCSATLDEDGKIQLVTEDIRNGNGRAIKSKLWSPNRVDKVDSPVNAIFWIMKDPTIPPVVKLKGASLASVMGATLATKRSSAERLAPGVDPNKLVVVPYANPFRTYPLSNDYDKFKKLVEEKNVDCYIVNTGDFMGKKVKPADTLGILEAIVEKKAQFHKWGPFSDIEILDWEGFIPNMEDPEYVSQLKARMNDRVNEIKAFETAKEGYDKLPDDALAAIQKVVDELG from the coding sequence ATGTCAACAAAAGCGTACTACCCAATTAGTGAAATCGGCGCAGGTAAGCCGGGTTTTTCTAAGACAAGATCCATCATTGAAGCAGCTTTCTACGGAAATAATGTGGTGAAAGTAAACACCTTGAAAGAAGCGTATGAATTAGCAAAAAATTCTCCTGGAACCATTGTAACCGATATGCCGGTATACAGGGGTGAGGAGTTCGGCCTGGAGAAGGATGCGAAAGTACTGTTATTTAACGATGGAGCCATTACCGGACGTTATGCAACAGCACGCCGTATCGCTGGTGAGCCAGGTGTAGACTGTGCGGCCCTGGATCTCGTAGCCATGGACGCCATTTATGAGTCCCGCTGGAAAACAATGTATCATGCAGAAGTATTTGTAGGCCTGGATCCTGAATTTATGGTTAAGGCACATCTGCTGATTCCTGAGGGTGAAGAGAACATCATGTATAACTGGATGCTCAACTTCCAGTATATGTCCGACGAATATGTAAAAATGTACAAGAATTCCAAACCGGTTGGAGACGGCAGGGAAGCCGATATCTATATTTTCTCCGATCCGCAGTGGAACGGTTCCGATCGTCCGAACGTATCCTTAGACTGCCTGTCCGATCCGCAGAAGAAAACTCTGTGCTACTTCAACACAGAGACAAACTGTGCATGTATCCTTGGCATGAGATATTTCGGCGAGCATAAGAAGGGCACTCTGACAATGGCATGGGCAATTGCCAACCGCAACGGTTACGCATCCTGCCACGGCGGCCAGAAAGAATACACACTGGCAGACGGCAGCAAGTATGTTGCTTCTGTTTACGGCCTGTCAGGTTCCGGTAAATCCACTCTGACCCATGCAAAACATGGCGGAAAATACGAGATTAAGGTTCTCCATGACGACGCGTTCGTTATCAACACAGATACCTGCGCATCCGTTGCCCTGGAGCCGACCTACTTTGATAAGACAGCCGATTACCCAACCGGATGTGAGGACAACAAGTACCTCCTGACGGCACAGAACTGCTCCGCAACTCTTGATGAGGACGGAAAGATTCAGTTAGTGACGGAAGACATCCGTAATGGTAATGGACGTGCCATCAAGTCCAAACTCTGGTCCCCGAACCGCGTAGACAAGGTTGATTCCCCTGTCAACGCCATCTTCTGGATCATGAAAGACCCGACCATCCCGCCGGTAGTGAAACTGAAAGGCGCATCCCTGGCATCCGTTATGGGAGCAACACTGGCTACCAAACGTTCCTCCGCTGAGCGTCTGGCTCCCGGCGTAGATCCGAACAAGCTGGTAGTAGTGCCATATGCAAACCCATTCCGTACTTATCCTCTGTCCAACGACTACGATAAGTTCAAGAAACTGGTAGAAGAAAAGAATGTAGACTGTTACATTGTTAATACCGGTGATTTCATGGGCAAGAAGGTAAAACCGGCCGATACCCTCGGCATTCTCGAAGCAATCGTTGAGAAGAAGGCTCAGTTCCACAAATGGGGTCCATTCTCCGATATCGAAATTCTGGATTGGGAAGGATTCATCCCGAACATGGAAGATCCGGAGTATGTCAGCCAGTTAAAGGCACGTATGAACGACCGTGTCAATGAGATCAAGGCATTTGAAACGGCGAAAGAGGGCTATGATAAGCTGCCTGACGACGCGCTTGCCGCCATTCAGAAAGTAGTTGATGAATTAGGCTGA
- a CDS encoding HAD family hydrolase, which translates to MEKIILFDLDGTLTDPKEGITKAVQHALKAYGIEENDLDSLCPFIGPPLVDSFVEFYGFTVKDAREAIPVFHEYFTKQGMFENKVYPGMETMLGNLNSAGFTLAVATSKPEIFAEQILEHFGLLPFFKLVGGADMEETRVKKGDVIEYTLKRLNADPAVTPVLMVGDRKHDVIGAAENGIDCVGVLYGYGSSEELTGAGAKYLAESVEELETFLLSGAWEG; encoded by the coding sequence ATGGAAAAAATCATACTGTTTGATCTGGACGGAACGCTGACGGATCCGAAAGAAGGGATTACGAAAGCGGTACAGCATGCTCTGAAAGCATACGGAATCGAGGAAAATGATTTAGACAGCCTGTGTCCTTTTATCGGCCCTCCTTTGGTGGATAGCTTTGTGGAGTTCTACGGTTTTACCGTAAAGGATGCCAGGGAGGCAATCCCTGTATTCCACGAATATTTTACAAAGCAGGGCATGTTTGAGAATAAAGTGTACCCGGGCATGGAAACGATGCTCGGAAACCTGAATAGCGCAGGCTTCACCCTGGCCGTGGCCACATCCAAGCCGGAGATTTTCGCGGAACAGATTCTTGAACATTTCGGCCTGCTTCCCTTTTTCAAACTGGTGGGAGGCGCCGATATGGAAGAAACACGGGTGAAAAAGGGCGATGTCATTGAGTATACATTAAAGCGCCTGAATGCCGATCCGGCCGTAACACCCGTGCTCATGGTGGGAGACAGGAAACACGACGTCATCGGTGCGGCGGAGAACGGAATTGACTGCGTTGGAGTTCTGTACGGCTACGGCTCCTCAGAGGAGCTAACGGGAGCCGGAGCAAAGTATCTGGCAGAAAGTGTGGAGGAGCTTGAAACATTCCTTCTGTCCGGTGCCTGGGAGGGCTGA